From a region of the Oryza sativa Japonica Group chromosome 6, ASM3414082v1 genome:
- the LOC112939426 gene encoding uncharacterized protein → MLGFSFLVWNVRGLNNPAKRALVKESVISSSSSVVCFQESKLSAVNQSLIYELCGLDFDGFVFLPAEETRGGVIIAWKSALFRGDVVHIGTWSVTVNLCWLAANRSWSLTSVYGPQGDEEKLLFLEELSVIREICLGEWLIAGNFNLIAAAEDKNNSRINRRLLNAFRSKINDLELKEMYMFGRRYTWSSEQARPTLVKLDRILVTTSWEDLFPEAHLQALSSSNSDHCPLLLTCGEFKPISRRFRFETFWTKLDGFMEVVKESWERSVDSTDPFCILYVKMARLSKILSKWGQKKMSNFRLQLQIANEIILRFDVAQEIRILSDLERQLRAALKGRCLALASLERIRIRQRARVRNLREGDASTAYFFMKMKSHQRKLKILWLEHDGVIATTQEDMEQMAKTHFEYVMGASQGDLKQILFQEIHLARANLSELDDAFTEEEVWATIKAMQNEKSPGPDGFTGLFYQRCWDVIKKEVLEALHKFCTGNSQNLELLNTAIITLLPKKDAPTLLKDFRPISLIHSFAKLATKILALRLAPRMDELVAHSQSAFIRGRSIHENFIFVKGLATQFHRNHKAMLLFTLDISKAFDSVSWSFLLNMLRFRGFGPKWRSWVAALFLTAETRVDLNGALGESFKPQKGLRQGDPLSPLLFVLVMDTMHSML, encoded by the coding sequence ATGTTAGGTTTTAGTTTCCTAGTGTGGAATGTAAGGGGTCTTAATAACCCTGCTAAGCGTGCGTTGGTGAAAGAGTCTGTAATCTCCTCTAGTTCCTCTGTCGTTTGTTTTCAGGAGTCCAAGTTGTCCGCTGTCAACCAGTCGCTAATTTATGAACTTTGTGGTCTGGATTTTGATGGGTTCGTGTTTTTGCCCGCTGAGGAGACTAGAGGGGGAGTAATAATTGCCTGGAAGAGTGCTCTGTTCCGAGGGGATGTGGTTCATATTGGCACTTGGTCTGTTACTGTTAATTTGTGCTGGTTGGCTGCTAACAGATCATGGTCCTTAACTTCAGTTTATGGGCCACAAGGTGATGAAGAAAAGCTTTTGTTTCTGGAAGAATTGTCAGTGATCCGGGAGATTTGTTTGGGGGAGTGGTTAATTGCGGGCAATTTCAACCTTATCGCTGCAGCAGAAGACAAGAACAACTCGAGGATTAATAGACGACTGTTGAATGCCTTCCGAAGCAAGATTAATGATTTAGAATTGAAGGAAATGTACATGTTTGGCAGACGCTATACCTGGAGCAGCGAACAAGCCAGACCAACTTTGGTGAAGCTGGACAGAATTCTTGTGACAACCTCCTGGGAAGATCTCTTTCCTGAGGCGCATCTGCAGGCTTTGAGCTCCTCAAACTCTGACCATTGCCCTCTTTTGCTGACATGTGGTGAGTTCAAACCTATCTCTAGGAGGTTTCGGTTTGAGACGTTTTGGACAAAATTAGATGGATTCATGGAAGTGGTGAAAGAATCTTGGGAGCGCAGTGTGGATAGCACCGACCCCTTTTGCATTCTGTATGTCAAGATGGCGCGGTTGAGTAAGATCTTGTCTAAGTGGGGTCAGAAGAAAATGAGTAATTTCAGGCTACAACTTCAGATTGCGAATGAAATCATTCTCCGTTTTGATGTGGCACAGGAAATTAGAATTCTATCTGACTTGGAGCGGCAGCTGCGAGCTGCGCTCAAAGGGCGCTGTTTGGCTCTTGCATCACTTGAAAGAATTAGGATTCGGCAGCGTGCCAGGGTCAGAAACCTTCGAGAGGGAGACGCCAGCACTGCTTACTTCTTCATGAAAATGAAATCACACCAAAGGAAATTGAAGATACTCTGGCTGGAGCATGATGGCGTCATTGCCACCACGCAGGAGGATATGGAACAGATGGCGAAGACCCATTTCGAATATGTGATGGGGGCCTCACAGGGTGATTTAAAACAAATCCTTTTCCAAGAAATTCATTTGGCTAGGGCAAACTTATCTGAGCTGGATGATGCCTTCACGGAGGAAGAGGTCTGGGCTACAATCAAGGCCATGCAGAATGAGAAATCCCCTGGTCCTGACGGCTTCACTGGCCTCTTCTATCAGAGATGCTGGGatgtaataaaaaaagaagTCCTAGAAGCTCTTCATAAATTTTGCACAGGCAACTCACAAAATCTTGAACTCTTGAATACGGCCATCATTACCCTTCTCCCGAAGAAAGATGCACCGACACTTTTGAAGGATTTCAGACCAATAAGTCTTATTCACAGCTTTGCTAAGCTCGCAACAAAGATTTTGGCCCTCAGGCTTGCCCCTCGCATGGATGAGCTGGTGGCTCACTCCCAGTCTGCCTTTATCAGAGGCCGTTCCATCCATGAGAATTTCATTTTTGTGAAGGGGTTGGCCACACAATTCCATCGAAATCACAAGGCGATGCTTCTTTTCACACTTGACATCTCGAAGGCCTTTGATTCAGTGTCTTGGAGCTTTCTGCTGAATATGCTGCGTTTTAGGGGGTTTGGGCCGAAATGGAGAAGCTGGGTGGCTGCCCTTTTCTTGACAGCTGAAACTAGGGTTGATCTGAATGGCGCCCTGGGTGAATCCTTCAAGCCGCAGAAAGGTTTACGGCAAGGAgaccctctctctcctctcctctttgtTTTGGTAATGGACACAATGCACTCAATGCTCTAG